A genomic segment from Methanolobus zinderi encodes:
- a CDS encoding arylsulfatase gives MEEYKPGTTFPGKIGLTVGESDPAWPEPLRARKDAPNVLFIVLDDTGYGQLGCYGSPINTPNLDKLASNGLLYNNMHTTALCSPSRSCILTGRNHHSNHVASIMETSTGYPGYDCYIPFENGFLSEILQLHGYNTYCVGKWHLTPAEQMSAAGPYDRWPTGRGFERYYGFLGGDTHQYYPDLVYDNHQVEPEKTAEKGYHLTEDLADRAIHFIADAKQVAPDKPFFMYFATGAMHAPHHTPKEYADRYKGVFDDGWEAYREKVFARQKEMGIIPENSELPYHDPDVPEWDKCSAEEKKLYARMMEVFAGFLEHTDHQIGRLLDFLENIEEMDNTLIMVISDNGASAEGGPTGSVNENRFFNNVPESLEDNLAALDELGGPRHFNHYPWGWTWAGDTPFKRWKRETYRGGTSDAFIAHWPEGIKARGEVRTQYAHVVDMVPTVLEILGIEPPEEIRGVAQSPIEGMSFANTFNDAKAEGKRNTQYFEMFGHRSIYHNGWRAVCPYPGPSFRKAADETGYKFGDPITEQMLRERDSNGWELYNISEDFTESNDLADQYPEILQELINQWYVEAGKYNVLPIDGSTVARFAAQRPQISKDRSRYVYYPGTQEVPENAAARVLNRPHVIAAMVDIPKGGAEGVLLRHGGRTGGYTLFVKDGKLHYIHNYVGVKELHVVSEKNVPEGRVILSYQFEPVGKPDLSSGKGTPGTGTLYFNEEQAGKAEIPVTMPNMIGLGGGLAIGQDSGSTVTDSYKAPFAFTGTIHRVIVDVSGDRIEDHEAEIRAALARQ, from the coding sequence ATGGAAGAATATAAACCCGGAACTACATTCCCCGGCAAGATAGGACTAACGGTGGGAGAATCTGATCCTGCCTGGCCGGAACCATTAAGAGCCAGGAAAGATGCGCCAAATGTTCTGTTTATAGTGCTGGACGACACAGGATACGGGCAGCTGGGATGCTATGGAAGTCCCATCAATACACCAAATCTGGATAAACTGGCATCAAACGGTCTTTTGTACAATAACATGCACACTACAGCCCTTTGCTCGCCATCACGTTCCTGTATCCTTACAGGTCGCAACCATCACAGTAACCACGTGGCCAGTATCATGGAAACATCCACAGGATACCCGGGATATGATTGCTATATTCCCTTCGAGAACGGATTTTTGTCTGAGATATTGCAGCTGCATGGTTACAACACCTATTGTGTTGGAAAATGGCATCTGACACCTGCCGAACAGATGAGTGCAGCCGGACCATATGACCGCTGGCCCACAGGTCGTGGTTTTGAGCGATATTATGGTTTCCTTGGAGGAGACACACACCAATATTATCCAGATCTTGTATACGATAATCATCAGGTAGAACCTGAAAAGACAGCTGAGAAAGGCTACCATCTTACAGAGGATCTGGCTGACAGGGCCATACATTTCATCGCCGATGCAAAACAGGTGGCACCCGATAAACCATTCTTCATGTACTTTGCCACGGGTGCCATGCATGCACCACATCACACTCCAAAGGAATATGCAGACAGATACAAGGGAGTGTTCGATGACGGATGGGAAGCATATCGTGAAAAGGTATTTGCCAGGCAAAAAGAGATGGGAATAATCCCGGAGAATTCCGAACTTCCCTACCATGATCCCGATGTTCCCGAGTGGGATAAGTGCTCAGCTGAAGAAAAGAAACTGTATGCTCGCATGATGGAGGTATTTGCCGGTTTCCTAGAGCATACAGACCACCAGATCGGCAGGCTTCTTGATTTTCTGGAAAACATAGAAGAGATGGACAACACCCTGATAATGGTAATATCCGATAATGGTGCCAGTGCGGAAGGTGGTCCTACAGGTTCGGTAAATGAGAACCGCTTCTTCAATAATGTACCGGAGTCACTTGAAGACAATTTGGCAGCCCTTGATGAGCTTGGTGGTCCCAGGCACTTCAACCATTATCCATGGGGATGGACATGGGCAGGTGATACTCCTTTCAAACGCTGGAAACGGGAGACCTACAGGGGCGGTACAAGTGACGCTTTCATTGCCCACTGGCCGGAAGGCATCAAAGCCAGAGGAGAAGTACGTACACAGTATGCCCATGTAGTAGACATGGTACCCACAGTTCTCGAAATTCTTGGAATAGAACCTCCTGAGGAGATTAGAGGTGTTGCACAGTCTCCTATTGAGGGAATGAGTTTTGCCAATACATTTAATGATGCAAAAGCAGAAGGCAAGCGCAATACACAATATTTTGAGATGTTCGGGCATCGTTCCATCTACCACAACGGATGGAGGGCTGTCTGTCCATATCCGGGTCCGAGTTTCAGGAAAGCTGCAGATGAGACCGGTTACAAATTCGGCGATCCCATTACTGAGCAAATGCTCAGGGAGCGGGACAGCAATGGCTGGGAGCTGTACAATATTTCAGAGGATTTTACGGAAAGCAATGATTTAGCTGACCAGTATCCTGAGATACTCCAAGAGCTTATTAACCAGTGGTATGTGGAAGCAGGCAAGTACAATGTGCTGCCGATCGACGGATCAACTGTAGCACGGTTCGCTGCCCAGAGGCCACAGATTTCCAAAGACCGCAGCCGTTACGTTTACTACCCGGGTACCCAGGAGGTACCTGAGAATGCTGCTGCCAGGGTGCTCAACCGTCCGCATGTTATAGCTGCCATGGTCGACATTCCAAAAGGAGGAGCTGAAGGAGTATTGTTGCGCCATGGTGGAAGGACAGGGGGCTATACACTGTTCGTTAAGGACGGTAAACTACACTATATCCACAATTATGTAGGGGTTAAGGAACTGCATGTGGTATCTGAAAAAAATGTACCTGAGGGTCGTGTAATATTAAGTTACCAGTTCGAACCTGTAGGTAAACCAGATCTCTCAAGTGGAAAAGGAACACCTGGAACAGGCACGCTCTACTTCAATGAAGAGCAGGCCGGTAAGGCAGAGATACCTGTCACCATGCCGAACATGATAGG